The region GTATAATGGAGATAAAAACCATGACAAAAAAATAACATTGTATTCACTTGATCAATCTAAATAATTATACCTCTTAAAAATCAAAATGATTATATATACAtcctgttagaagggagagagaggaattgttgcggaatatgatggatgtattattgagcctcgagggcgagtatatattgagtataagacttggagggcaagacgcctctcctagagataaggtaggaatcctaaactaccaaatacatgtaacccaaatatatctctaacatccccccgcagtcgtaGCGGTAGCGTTGCGAACAACAGTAGCGTCGCGGACGGTCAGAGTGGAGAGAGTAGCAGCCGATGGGCTGACATCCCCCCGCAGTCCTAGCGGGAGCGTCGTGGACGGTGTCGCGTCGCGGACGCATTGACTGTAGAGGAAGCCGACGAGTTGCTCAAGCGGATGATAGCCCTTTGTGCCGATGTCGATGTAGCCGTGAGCGTAGGATGGTGTAgccatggtcgaggtagccgtgcgaagaatgtcgtggtcgatgtcgagtcgaggtggccggtgtcgaggaggtcgccgtggagccgcgggcgcaagggtgTTGAAGTAGTGGGGCGCCGGGAAGAcgatgttgttgacgacgcgtcgcgaccggtttgccaagcccggggacacatcgtggacgaagacacgcaccggtgttgccagcaccgggcatgcgtagacggacgaagacgaagttgacgaagcgccgaccaggcttgccagacccggggacacgtcgtggatgaaggcacgcatcggtgttgccagcaccgggcatgcgtagacgagggacctgcacgagctgtacgccatgtcggagaagtcggaggggccagcagagaagaactcgacgacaaTTGCGGCGTCTATCGGCGCagggccgatgtcaccaacggtggtcgaaGTAGACGAAgctgtcggggtagatgacggcgacgctggcgacgggctggtgcttggacgaagacgaaggggattggacgggcggcggcggcggctacaaaggtagcggcagcggcggccaaagaagagccgccgtggcggcctgacggcggcggcggcggctaggttaggagtgcggcggcggtgctcgaagtaggcgaagaaccctgacagtgtgacgaagaccggcgcagacggtggcgttcccgcgccaagggtgacggcgcgacgcataccacgggaggtcgacgcgcggtgacagcggcgtggaccgcgggccgcggcgctacggcccgaaggggcgtcgcagcggcggcaggcgggcctgggtgacggcgggaagacctcggggcggcggcggggaccgcgtTCCGCAGTGCTACAGCTCGAAGAGGTGGTGTAGCGGCGGCTCGcaggtcggtgcaaccgcggggatggcctcgggcggcggcggtgaccgcATGCCGGAGCTTTACAGACCGAAGAGGCGGTGTAGCGGAGGCTCGCAGGTCGGGGCAGCCGACGGGAAGACCTCGGGCGGCAACGCAGCGGCCCGTAGGGACGACCCGATGGCAACCTGTGGCTCGATCGGCGGTAGGCGCGTGCTCGGGGACGTGCTTGGCGAAGACAGGCGCGTGATCGGTTGATCAGATCGACGACGCCGCTGTATGCGCCATGGCGGGGACGACGCGCATATCGGAGTCGATGGCGACGTTATCGGTGATGTCCCGGGCGATGATGACGAAGACAGACCGGCGATGGAGACCGCGCGGACGAGCGGCCGGCAGCGACGCACGAAGGCATCCCTTGGGCGGCGCGTCCAGCCTTGCCGCGTGGTTGATGACGAAGCAGCCGGTGAAATCGACGCcgatgtcggagtagaggcgcgggGGTCGACGACGAcggcgggcgacgcaaaccggatcacataGACCGGAAAACCCAAAAGGAGACGCCGGTCAAAGTGACCGGCGAGAGAGAGAAAAacggatcaaaggatcgggaaaaagactctctagggcagccggtcgacacgaccggcggacgaaccctaggtacgggcagcgcggcccccggcggcggtcatggaggccgaccgccccgggggcggcgcgtgGGTGcgaaagcggcggcggctagggtttggatcgTGATTAggttgataccatgttagaagggagggaGAGGAATTGTTgcggaatatgatggatgtattactgagcctcgagggcgagtatatattgagtacaagacttggagggtaagacgcctctcctagagataaggtaggaatcctaaactaccaaatacatgtaacccaaatatatctctaacacaTCAGATACAAAAAGCTAACTAAATTTAGAGCCACATATTTGATTAAAATGATCAATCTTGGGGCCATCTTCGGGGGTCCATATGTCCACCACGTCGGCGTTTGACAATCTAGATCCACCCCAAAACTCACTTCGTGTTCAAAATTGTTGCCACGTTCACACCGGCTACCGACTTGACACCTACCTTCATTCACACCAGCTACCGGCCTTGCCGCATTCATGGCCAGTTAGTCGGTGAGGCGCCTGAGAAGCCTACCCAACTATTTAAATAGCCAGTCGACCACTCCCAAACCCTACCTTCCATTCTTCCCATTCTTCCCATCATGTCGACGTCGGCTGAGCCGCCTAGTTCATCATCAGCCGTCCGTCGTCGCTACTCTGAGGACCTGGATCACCTATTACAAGATGTTGACGTTCGTGCACTGCGGACACCCGATGCCAGGCCCGCATTGCGACAGACCAACAAGGAAGGCAACCGCATgtccatggcggaggtggcggaggaggaggaggtgatggtCGTTGACGATGTCGTTCCAGCTGGCGGTCAAGATGACATCTTCTACATGGAGCAACCGGAGGTGGAGGGCGGGAATGATGCTGCCGTCGCACCGCTCGTTGATGCACCGGAGCTCATCGACTGATCGACGTGAACAGGACAGTCTACACATCCATGCAAAGTGCAAGTACGGTCCTGTGCGAGCGCCATCTTGTCCGCATCAACTAGTCGCGGCATGTACTCCTCTTCGTACAGCTCGAGGCCTAGAACGACGAACCGCTAGAGCAGCACGACAATGATGCCAAAGAGGTACACGTTTATGGCCCCGACTAGTTCGCGCTGGCCGCCAACTATGACGAGGCCGCCGGCTCCAGCGGGGGGTCGGCAACCGCACCGATTGGGAGGAGTAGAATTTATTATAGTAGTTTTTAGTTGTTTAGGGAGCTTTTGCATGGTAAAATACCTACGAAGTATGAATCAACGTTGAACGACTCGGTGTCCATTGGATGGCATCCTCCTCGCTTGATATTTAACATAtgaatgaactactccctccgtcttaaaatgtaagacgttttttgacactacattagtgtcaagaaacgtcttacattatggaacggagggagtagctagtaTGAATCAACATTGAACGACTCGGTCTCTGCCTTGTTTGAGGGATAGGTCTGGATGGGATCCGTCTATCTCGATTTCTGAGGACACGTCCGTAAGTGTCAACGAACACTTGGTGGCTTCTATGTGGTGATTGTCTTTGGAGATACCCTTATGCCACATGCCATGTTGACTGACTCATCCTTTTTGGAAAAGAAATGCTCACATTTTATATTAAAATAGTTTGATGAAATTATAAATAAATCTTTAGAAATTTCTAAAAATGTAGTGAATTtgcaaaaatgtttgtgaatttagaAAATAATCCCGAGTTGAATTTTTTTTCGCAAATTCAAAAAGGATTCCTGAGTTTAAAAATATGTTCGCAAATCTAAAAAACTTCATGATTTGCAAAAAGTTTGCACATTTtagaaaaaaaattcatgaatCTTAAAAAGTCCTGTAAATTATAAGATTTCAAATTTAACAATAATAATTAACATTTTAAACTATAATAACaaattctaaaaatgttcatgGTCTAAAAAATCATAAAATGCAAAGCAATCACGATTTTTTTTGAACTTCCATAAATTTTGATACAAGGTAGtagaaaaacaaaggaaaaaagcaTTCAAAAAAATAATAAATAGGAAAAAATAACAAATGCAAACGAGACGAAAGAAACGAAAACGAAAAAGCCACAGGTGCAGTGACCGGTGATCATTCGTTGGCATCAGCCGCGTTATGCGCGAACCAAAATTGGATCCATGGATGTCTTAGCTTGATCATGAGAACCGGCAGCCGGTACGTTGATCCATGTGATGAAGATAGCGGCAGCGAGGCAACCACGGCGATGATCTCCATTTGATGGATGATCACATTGAACACAATATCATGACACTAAGTTATGATGCATGTGATGTTTGAAGGGCGAATGCAACGAATGAGAACCTGCTGCCTCTGATGAAATGACTATTCGGCAACCCTAATCCGATCGGTCTCAACACCGTCTGGCCCTGTTCGGTGACGTGAGGCCGGTTTTCAGGTTACCATACACTCCCCTTCATCTTGAGAAGAGGGTGGAGTTTGTTCGAATTGTCGAAGCTATCGAACAGGAGAATCGGATTCTGGATGACGATGATTTCGTGTTGATCAGTAGGTATTGAATAATCAAGCTCATTGTGCTATGGCCAATGTATGTTGCGGAACGGCGGTAATATCACAGTGCCGTTTGCAGTTTTTCCTTTTAGACGCTTCATTTGTTCACCCGTCATTTGTTGATCTTTCTTGTGATTGGAAGCTGGAATTCGATTTGGAACATGTTTGGTTTCTTCCTACCTTGTGATGCCAGTTCCAGTGAGACATGAGAACAACCTGAGACATGTACAATCGGGTTGTTACGTGTTGATGTTTTGCACCAAATTCAGGCATTGCTCGGAGTCTAGTCAATCCACTATTCGCTGCCCTTCCTCTTAAGTTGGTGCGCACGTTACATCCACATGTCATCACTTGGTATCAACAGCGAAATGGCGCTGGATTTTGGGTGGAGCTAAGCCATGGCTGGATAGAAATGGCACATGAAATTCCCAACCTTTTGACTGGAGTGGGCTAGCTTAGATGTTTGAAAGGGGCAACAGGTGTAGGTCAACCCTTTTCACgtgtcccccgcaaaaaaaaaaaaaaaaaccttttCACGTGTCGAAGAACATGCGTGGTGGGATACTGCTCCACTAACAGAGGCAAGTCAACAACCGGCCGTTGCGACGGAAGATGAGCGTGCACACATGCGGAGATGATATGTTTACACCTACCTGGAGGTGGGAGAGTTCAGAGGTGCCCTgccggcgctgctgctgctgctttcgaTGCAGCTGACCCGTCATCTCCCACCTGGAACTGCTAAAACGAAACAAAAAAGATGTTGAGTTGCGATGTTTGGTTTTGAGACTTACAAATACGTAGTGTTTTGAGACTTACAGATAGTGAACATGGATGCTGGACGTGTTTGTGCATTGTCCGGAAGTGGTCCAACTTGGGGGGAGGTGCTCTCGGACTCCCAAAGTCCCAAGTGGCCTCTAAACTAAACAAGAAACCCAAAGGAGAATCTGAGCTGCCACTCCCGGTACAGATCTCCTCCTCTTCCATAAATCAACCACGAAACCACAACCATTCTCCATGGAAGACAAAGGCACGGCCCAGCGAGTCCCACGCTGTCCCACTCTTGTCGCCTGGCCTTTTTCCTCGGTAGCATAGTCTTaccgttgccggagatgaggagctTGACGACGTCTCTCGTGGCGGCGCTGCTGCTGCTGTCGGCGCGAGCAGCTGTGGCAGAGCCGTCGACTGCCACCCCGGCACCTACCGCCTGTGACGACAATTACTCGTGCCCGGAGGGCACGACCTGCTGCTGCATCTATCGGCAGGGCGACGATTGCTTCACCTGGACCTGCTGCCCGCTCCAGGGCACCACCTGCTGCGACGACAGCTACAGCTGCTGCCCCCATGACTACGGCTTCTGCAACACCAATCTTGGAACCTGCCTCATGGTATCATATAGATCAGCTGACCATTCATGGTATCATATAACTAGTGAGGGTTAGTTTCAGTTATCTAACTTGTTTTGTTGCTTGATGATGAACACAGGGCCAGGACAGCCCGCTGTCAGTGAAGGCTCTGAAGCGTACCATGGCCAAGCCGCATTGGGCTTTCTCGTCAGGACCCAAGACTACCATGTCTGAATCTACCCAAGAATTCGAAACTTGCTACAACAGTGATCAGATCTCTAGCATATTATAAAGGTCTAGTGAACGGCTGGGATATTATGAAGGACAATCTGACAGCATAGATtcagttttctctttttttttttgagaaaagtttTTTCTCTTTTAGCTTTCACCTTCAGATGTCCTTCATTTTTAACTAACTACCTTTTACTTTTACCACAATGATTCGTCTTGTGGATATAGAGCCGATTAAAGAGAACTCCTTCAAAGATttcgttagggcatctccaacactgacCCGCAACCGGATACCGCATCGTCAACAAGAATACCCAGGAGCAAATTCCATTCCTGGCTCTGCCACTGAATGTGGAGAAGGTGCCTGCGAAGGGGAGGAGGGTGCACGTGGTAAAAAAAAGGCGGGTGTACGTGCCGAAGGAGTGGACGGGAGTTCTGAAAgagtagtttttttttgaaaaggaggatgacccccggcctctgcatctgggatatacatacggccattttattgattattcttgagGACCTTACAAAATATAACAATAATATGTCTGAATACTCCATCTTGGCAGCAtctgccactactcctatccaaatgatgaagggatGCAAGCTGGGCCACATGCCCatacctctcacctaagcctaacatctaaagctggAGGCCCCGACCGGGCCATCTGCCGGGTCCGGGGCTCaaaccggtctgacgcactcacatgtgtcgtcgccgtcatcttccaccggttcatcttcagagcagattgaggtgacaaccttggcaggtcctccgccatcgacgccaccacgatgccaaacgacgaccttcacctacgcgagccttggcaggtcctccgtcattgacgccaccacgacgctaGCCGACGACCTCCACCAACGTGATTCCATCTCCAAGCAACGGACATAAATCCATGCTAGGAAAGGAACGCACCACCGTTgtcgcccaccacccacaagcgccacccaacCCCAAGATTCCCAAAGCGGCGTTTTCAAGAAGGGAACGGCGccgtgagcgccgccgccgcccaacagagTTAGGGCTTTCGCCCAGGAAACCAAGGGGAAGGGGAAGTGAGGAGATCAGTACataccgacgcctccaaggagggaaacgGCGCCCTCAGGCGTCGTCGGCGGCGTGGCCGGTCATGGCCGGCCATGGATTTCGCCTGAACTAGATCTCCGCCACCAGCAGCACCTCCTATACAGAACCGGCGACCAAGAGGAGCGCGGCCCGACCAGGCTGACCCGCACGCCGAACAGGGGAGGAAGGGATGCACCAGATCGCGCACACCGACCGCCGCAGAAGCAGCCGCCGGCCGCCAACGACCACCGGATCCCGCCGCCTGCGCGGCCGGGACACCGGATCCATCACCCGCACGACTGTTAGCGGGCCGTGCCTTGCCAATGGAGCCGCCGCTCCAGATCCGGGGTTCCCCCCACAGGAGCAGGGCAACCGAGGCCCCGCTGCCACCATCCTTGGCGCCTTGAGCTTGCCCGACGGCTGCCTCatgcggcggcgagggagggaggaggggagggggtgagGAGGAGTATCTGGAGTACCGTACACACGGCTTTCGCGATTATCCTCGACACTACCTCGTGTTGCATGCGCTACGTAGTACGTAGTACATACTCTGCTCTACTCTGCATATAATTGGAGTAACATGGCTCTCATTCTTGAATATATTTCTCTAGTACGTACATGATCACTTACATTTGCACATGCCTGCCGGGAGGACGGTCAACTGCGGTCGGCGGGTGTAATTTATGAAACTGGGTGTTGGGTGATCATGTAATGCAAATAGGTGGGAAATATTGGCTAACCCACCAAACGTTACGTGGGTTAAGTGGGATCCCAGTTTCCCACTTAACGCAAGACATTGTATGAGGGACAACTACAAAGCGTCACACTCTCAAATTACAACTACACCTACATCCAATACAAGGCATCGTATTCATCAGAATACCATGTGATTGGCTAAAACTACAAGACACATCAGAACAATTTATGGGCAGTCATCACTAAGCCACATTTCTCTCGAACTACAAGCCACTATAATGTCAGTCATCATTAAGCTCCATTTCTCACAAACTTAAAGACTGAACTTGGTAGCAAGAGGAACAACAACACCCAGTGTGACACCAAATATACAACAAGAGATGGAGAACGCAAAACTTCTTTCATGCCACCAGAGCCTTTCTTTGTCATGCGCTTCTTGCCGCCACACGGATCCATTGGAATCGCAACTGGCAGAGGAGAAATGAGGCACCATTAACGATAAAATGGACAAAAGAGCATAAaaaatactccctccttcccaatatATAGGGCGTATTAGGAATTGCATGCAATTCCATAATATAAGGCGCACAGTTACATCCTCTGCTATCGATCGCTAGTTTTCAGGAAGAAAAAAATACGGCAACCACCCTCTTGTGCAGTTAGCTCGCACGAGCACGCACTCGTCTCTCTCTCCTTCAACCCATTCTGCCCACGAACCCACCTCCCCTGAACGACGGGCGCGGGAAGGAAATTCGCGGGGCGCTCTGGTCAGAGTTTTCGTTCCGTTTGGGGTTGGATCAGTCAAACATGACGTCAGAGCAGatcgtggatgccttcctctgagcGACGTGAACGGGGGCTGAAGTAATGAACGACGTACGTTAATTTTCGTGCTACAACCTAATACGCCCTACatattgggaaggagggagtacaatacattgtgatataaaagattcagAGCAGATGCAAGTTATTCTATAAAGCTACAGAGCAGATTCAACCATGGTACAGCACCGATTCAGCAAAAATATAATCTGATTCCcaactcaaaaagaaaaaaattctataaatatttAGAGTAGATTCTGTAGATAGAAAACTGAGAATTATAAGGTACAAGAGACATGAATAAACAACACAATTTCTTTGTGCTTCCAGTCCAAAGCACAAATGTATTGCAACCTCAACTACTTTTAACTCATTAGGACATCGATGAATACTGATCTTTCATTGTATTGACGTGAAGTACTTCACGTCAATACAATGAAAGATCAGTATTCATCGATGTCCTAATGAGTTAAAAGTTTACCCCGGGACAGCAAAGAATGATTTTATCCACTATCTAGGTTTATTTTTGTTCCCAGCTTTACCTTTCCCATGACACAAAAAAGTGAACAAAGGACATCTCCTGGTCCAGGAAACCTCAAAATCATGggttgaattcgtattcgaaagtacATAGTTTGATGATGATTACTCCTCATTTATGGCATGGGAAATTACATCCAGTTGTGAAACAAACAATTAAGATCCTACATAGTAAATAAGCGAGCACAAAATTGAGTTCTGACTGCTACGAATTCCGTTTTCAGATACACTACAACACGGTTAAGAAATGGAGGCATTTTATTGAAGGCATAAAAAAAGTGCCTTAGATTATCTCTTTCAAAGGCGGTCTGGAGAAAATGCCTTCAAAGGTCCATTGATAGCAGGCACTTACGAAAAATGCCTCAAAAGATGCTCAATTAATGGCATTTAAAAAAAGTGCCGTCATATGGAATAGTATACAGGCGTTTTGCAAAAGGCCACGGGAGATTTAGATGCGTTTTTAGAAAACGCCGCAATTTCCCAAAGCACAAGGGGTATTTTGAAACTTTGCCAGCACATGTTTTGAAGGCGTTCTGGAGGAAAATGCCTCGAAATCTCAGTTAGATTTCCAAATCAGTCCCTATTGGATGGCATAAGTACGTCAACAGCCTTCCACtcgtgcggcccagctggccagatgTACTACACATAAAACTACTTTTCTCTTaggataatgtagtatgaaccctagctagttaATCTTAGGATAATGTAGTATGAATCTTAGCTAGTTAATCTTAGGATTATATTTTGAActatcacatttgttgttatttttttagtaaaAACAATTattcctgttatatgcaaatttgaagtggatatATGTCATATTTTGAAGATGTCACAATCTTATTTGTTtaaccgagtggcctatgttttgccagaaatgtcgattcgtttacgttctggcaaatttcaggcgctcgatatgtcctgcttttagcaaaggtcatgccaaattttgctaagtgtttattaattttgttttcataattaagcattttgttatCGATGTtaccgatgcctatcccgcatcctcgtcgtcgactcggcggaggactcctgcttgagccgaggggccatgtccgggactgggctccgccgggctggtactgggttgtgctaccttctggtgagcgcagcttagtgaggagccagcccgtcatcgacccggagcttctttggtggcggtcacgtggacCTGCATCGGTGCAGAGGCTTGAGTCCCC is a window of Triticum dicoccoides isolate Atlit2015 ecotype Zavitan chromosome 2B, WEW_v2.0, whole genome shotgun sequence DNA encoding:
- the LOC119368591 gene encoding oryzain alpha chain-like, which codes for MRSLTTSLVAALLLLSARAAVAEPSTATPAPTACDDNYSCPEGTTCCCIYRQGDDCFTWTCCPLQGTTCCDDSYSCCPHDYGFCNTNLGTCLMGQDSPLSVKALKRTMAKPHWAFSSGPKTTMSESTQEFETCYNSDQISSIL